The following coding sequences are from one Coffea arabica cultivar ET-39 chromosome 11e, Coffea Arabica ET-39 HiFi, whole genome shotgun sequence window:
- the LOC140021275 gene encoding uncharacterized protein, which translates to MSETETSEIHSNTKSEATSNIPQTGDLQSIQAAYRLNGKNYLKWSQFVQTFLKGKGKTNHLLGTGPKKGDPKFAAWDEEDSMVMSWLWNSMLPKISDTCMFLPTAQDIWTTIRQTYSKAGDAALIYEIKTKISATKQGNLSVTQYANLLQNL; encoded by the coding sequence ATGTCCGAAACTGAAACATCAGAAATTCACTCTAATACCAAATCAGAAGCGACCTCAAATATTCCACAAACAGGGGATTTGCAGAGTATCCAGGCAGCCTACAGGCTCAACGGGAAAAACTATTTGAAGTGGTCACAATTTGTTCAAACATTTCTCAAAGGAAAGGGCAAAACCAACCACTTGCTTGGAACTGGACCGAAAAAGGGAGATCCTAAATTTGCTGCTTGGGATGAAGAGGATTCTATGGTCATGTCATGGTTGTGGAACTCTATGTTACCGAAAATAAGCGATACTTGCATGTTCCTACCAACAGCTCAAGATATATGGACTACTATTCGACAGACCTATTCAAAGGCAGGAGATGCTGCCCTAATCTATGAGATCAAAACAAAGATCTCAGCCACTAAACAGGGCAACCTTTCTGTTACTCAATATGCCAACCTTCTGCAAAATCTATGA